Genomic segment of Panicum virgatum strain AP13 chromosome 9N, P.virgatum_v5, whole genome shotgun sequence:
aaaaaaaagaaatgtttATTTAACATGTAGGTTTCTGACCCATCCTATGTACAATACAGCAACAAAAGCAGCTGGAGCTTGTTCCTTTTTGATGAAAACAGGAGGGGCAGGGCCCTACTGATTAATGTAGATTATTTGGAATCAGAATTACAAGAGAGAAAAGTAGAAAAGATTACAAAGCCTCTAGCCAGTCAGTCATCCAGGAAAGTAACTAGCTTTAGCTCTATGGATAACCAAGCCGAATTCATGGATGGTGAACTTATTATCTCTACACGTTTGAACAGTGGGAATTAACATTGTTGAAGATCCAATCACTCACTTCAACAGTTGGAGCGTTAAGTGTCATAATTTCACTTGCTGTGGAAATAGCATAGCTGATTCCttttaatctcaaagttgttttTTTCTAAACAAAGTAAAGATCTAATCTTTGCATTCGGCTGCAGTTTGCAGAAAGTGCATATACCAGAAGTTCAGTGATGAGGAAGTAGAATGCTGCCCAGTATGTAAAATTGATCTTGGCTGCACTCCTACTGAGAAGCTTAGGTATACATGTACTCATGATTCTGTACATTTTATCCACTTATTCCTGTATGACAGCACTCCAATTTTTTACTGCAATGATTAAGTTTGCAGGAATCCTAATCATAGAGTGACTTGACTATTGTTTCCATGTCATATCCTGTGATTTGACTCTTGTTTCCATGTCATATCCTGAGGGATGCAAAAAAGATGCAAATcgttaattttatttattatatgtCTTCCACATTCCATAGGAATATAGGATACCACTGCACTTTATATTTCTCCCATATTTCATTTCATTTTGCGGATGTAGTTTGACATAGACCCCTATTTCGCCTGTATGATTTGAAACAGAAACCCACACTGCACATAATACTCTAATATAAAAtaattctttcttttctttatcttcTGTAGAGTCTAATCTTCTTTGCTTTTTGGATTTTGTGATTTTCAGAGCTGACCATAGTTTACAAGATGTAAGATCAAAACTTTTTCCATTCAAAAGAAAGAAGATTAAGGCAGAAGAAGTTGCATCTCCTATTTCACTTCCCACTAAAAGGAAAGAGAGGTCTATCTCTTCACTAGTTGTCAATACACCTAAAGTAAAATCAACAGGCTTGACTGGACGGCGAACAAGAGCAGTTGCCAGGAAAGCTTCTGCAGCTGCTGCTTCTGCCTTGCATGGCCTTGGTCCAATTACTGAAGATCCTGTGAAAAAGGAATTTGACAGTTGTGACAGTCATTCTCACAGTTCAAGTTTGCCcgctaattcaaacaaagcacTGCAAACAAGAAGACAGGTAAACAACACACTCCTTATGATCCGTATCAGCTGCATCTCATGCTAGTAGCTAGTTACAACAGACCTAGCTGTGAAGTCATGATTTTGCATCTTAAACTTCCGAAAGGTGCAATAGCTAGAGGAATATGCATCTAGATGTAACTTGATCCTTGTGGCTGCAGATACCATCAAATGCGGAGGCATCTAACCAATCCTCCAATAAAGATACCGAGAGTGATAGTAAGGAGTTGGCAGACAAGGCTGAGCTTTGGCAGCCTTTAAATTGTTTAGTTGAAGCTGCGAACAGGACAAAGTCCTTTAGGTCAAGTTCACAGAATCCAGTTGTTAAGGGAGATCAACTCAATGGCTCTCCCAGTAGCACATATGCTAGCAAAACAAAAGCAAGGGAGAATCTGCAGAAGTCCAAAATTGAGGATGACAAGAAAGATGTTCCCGTGACACCTGTGCTGCCAAAAAGGAGAGGTCAGGGTCCtactcggaggaggaggaggagagaggtTCAAGCTCCAGCGGATGCAAAGCCTGACGCTGCAGCTGCACAGAATGAGAAGAAGTTCAGTTCCATATGGTTTTCATTGATTGCCTCGTTCGACCAGTAAGCATTACCAATCCGTCATGGAATCCTTTTGTCTTAACATCCAGCAAGTAAATAGTAAATAGCAACACAGTTCTTTCTTATCTTCTTGTGCTCTAATTACTTTCAGGCAAGGAGATCCACCTTTACCACAGATACCTTCCCACTACTTGCGAATAAAGTGAGCTCAACTGTACTCAGCTTTTTCTTAAGATGCATAAACAACTTAATGCCCTTGAT
This window contains:
- the LOC120691927 gene encoding E3 ubiquitin protein ligase DRIP2-like, translating into MQPGPTSPDNPPSPAPAPPPDPAPGADDAAVEPDPPAVPAPAAAPAEEEEEDKGRRGARGRKRRRRGGPAAFSSSSPAATAPAPAGPRGLVMVKRDLLARCMTCPLCRRLLRDATTISECLHTFCRKCIYQKFSDEEVECCPVCKIDLGCTPTEKLRADHSLQDVRSKLFPFKRKKIKAEEVASPISLPTKRKERSISSLVVNTPKVKSTGLTGRRTRAVARKASAAAASALHGLGPITEDPVKKEFDSCDSHSHSSSLPANSNKALQTRRQIPSNAEASNQSSNKDTESDSKELADKAELWQPLNCLVEAANRTKSFRSSSQNPVVKGDQLNGSPSSTYASKTKARENLQKSKIEDDKKDVPVTPVLPKRRGQGPTRRRRRREVQAPADAKPDAAAAQNEKKFSSIWFSLIASFDQQGDPPLPQIPSHYLRIKDGNVPTSSIQKYLVQKLSLPSESEVEIKCCEQIVNPAQPLRNLVELWLKGRATQTTQTMTSSSAKEFVMVLTYGRPMAPAL